The stretch of DNA ACGTCGTCGTCCGGCGTGGTCGCGATGACCGTCTTCGCGTCGGAGACGCCGGCTTCCGCGAGGGCGTCGGCGTCGGTGCCGTCGCCCTCGAGCGCCCGGAGTCCGCGTTTCCGGGCCTTCTCGACTGCGTCAGGGTCCTCGTCGACGACGAGGACGTTCTCTCCGTCCTGTTCGAGCCGTTCTGCCAGCGAGAGGCCGACTCGACCTCCGCCGACGATGATTGTGCGCATTGGTGAAACCTCGAGGTAGTTCGCGATCTGTCGTGCGAGGCCGGCCTGGAGGACGACCGTCGCGAAGATGATCAGGAAGACGGTACCAGCGAGTAGCTGAGCCTCTTGTGGTCGGCCCAGTGACTGTAGTTCGACGGCGAACAGCGTCGCCACGCTTGCGGGGATGATCCCGCGCGGGCCGACGGCACTGAGGAACAGCCGTTCTCTGCGGGTGTATCGCGCGCCCGTCGTCGCCAGATAGATGACGGCCGGCCGGAGCACGAGCGTGACTGCGACGACGACCGCGAGACCGGCCAGGCCGAGCGTGAGGATGTCCTGGAAGTCGATCAGCGCCGCCAGCACGACGAAGACAAACGAGAGGACGACGACCGAGAGGTCGTCCAGGAAGTCGATGACTTCCTCGTGGTGTGGGAGATCGACGTTGCCGAGGACGAGGCCGGCCATCGCTGCGGCGGCGATGCCGGTCTCGTGGGCGACTAGCTCGGCACCGCCGTAGGCCGCGACGATTCCCGCGAGGACGATCAGTCTGGCGTGAAGCGGCCCGGTGCTCGGGGTGAGGTTCCCATGGCTGAGGGCGTACCACACGATCCCGGCGACGAGTGCCCCCACCGCCAGTCCGACGAACAGCCGAGCGACGAAGTCGACGACCAGCCGTGACAGACCGCCGTTACCGGCGACGAGCACTTCGAAGACGACGACGACCAGTATCGCAGCGGTCACGTCGTTGATTACGCCCTCGCCCTCGAGGAGGGCCGCGACGTGGTCGCGGACGGTGACGACCTGCAGGATGGGACCGATCACCGTCGGACCGGTCGCGATCAACAGCGCCCCGACGAGCAGGCCGACCTCGAGGCTCGTCTCGAGGAAGACGACGACAGCGGCGGCCGTCCCGAGCCAGGTGATCGCTGCGCCGACCGTGACGAGTCTGGTCAGTGCCCGCGGACTCTCCCGGAGTTTCCCGAGGTGGAGGTGGTAGCCGCCCTCGAAGAGGATGATCGCGACGCTGACGCCGACCATCGCCGAGAGGCCGCCGCCGAAGGTGTCTTTCGAGACCAGCCCGAGCACTTCGGGACCGATTGCGATGCCGGCGCCGATCAGAAACAGGACGCTGGGGATCCGGAACCGGTCCGCGAGGACGCGGGAGGCGACGCCGAGCGTCAGGATGAGGGCGACGACGGCGACGAGTATCACGACCGATCACCGACGTCGCGTCCGGATCGAGAGTCTGGTTCGTCGCCCGACACAGTTTCCCCCATTCCCACGATTAATCGTTCCCTCCCGCCGTCGCGGTCGGTCCGACGTCTTTCGTTCGGACGGCCTGTGCACCGTAGTAGAAGATGACGCCCGTGACGAA from Natronobacterium texcoconense encodes:
- a CDS encoding cation:proton antiporter domain-containing protein, translated to MLVAVVALILTLGVASRVLADRFRIPSVLFLIGAGIAIGPEVLGLVSKDTFGGGLSAMVGVSVAIILFEGGYHLHLGKLRESPRALTRLVTVGAAITWLGTAAAVVVFLETSLEVGLLVGALLIATGPTVIGPILQVVTVRDHVAALLEGEGVINDVTAAILVVVVFEVLVAGNGGLSRLVVDFVARLFVGLAVGALVAGIVWYALSHGNLTPSTGPLHARLIVLAGIVAAYGGAELVAHETGIAAAAMAGLVLGNVDLPHHEEVIDFLDDLSVVVLSFVFVVLAALIDFQDILTLGLAGLAVVVAVTLVLRPAVIYLATTGARYTRRERLFLSAVGPRGIIPASVATLFAVELQSLGRPQEAQLLAGTVFLIIFATVVLQAGLARQIANYLEVSPMRTIIVGGGRVGLSLAERLEQDGENVLVVDEDPDAVEKARKRGLRALEGDGTDADALAEAGVSDAKTVIATTPDDDVNLLVCQLAKTTFDVENVASRVNQPDNVDAFESLDVRAIDLSMATAWSLENVLERPSLSAWMNELGRTGDVQEIEVTAADLVGKRIAEVNAEIPDGCIVGLLTHDDGRTEVPTGDHELRDGDRVTFLGQTNAVDRAIKRFHPHD